From the genome of Desertifilum tharense IPPAS B-1220:
AGATCCGCTTGCTGACAAAACTCCTTAACCTCCTCATCCTCAATCGCTTCGACAGTCGGCGAGGGAAAATCTTGGGCCTCTAGCATTAAACTAAAGCGGGTGGCATCATCCTCAGACTCAAACATCAAGACCTTATTGCGATCGCCAATCCGAATGGTATGAATCCCCTCGTTTTCCGTTCGGGCATTAAACAATAAGACAAACACTCGCATAAGCTTGATGAGTTGCGCTTTCACTCTACACATTAACTATCTTAGAGCGATCTGTTCCCTCTTTCCCCCCCTCTCTGAGTGCTGAGTGCAAAGTGCTGAGTGCTGAGTGAGAAGAGGGTGGGGGGATGGGGGGAAGGAGAGTGCAAAGTTCCGAGTTCCGAGTTCCGAGTGGGGAAAGGAGTGCTGAGTGGAAAGTGCTGTTGCTTTAGCTTGTGCGTAGCAGTGTGCTGAGTGGGGAAAAGAGTGCAAAGTTCCGTAGCTTGCACACCAAGTAGCGGTGTTCCGAGTCAGAAGAGAGTGCTGAGTCGGTTCTGAGTTCTGAGTCAGAAGAAAGTGCTGAGTTGATAGTCATCAAGTCTTCCTATCTTTTCTTCCCCCCATCCCCCCATCCTCTTTACCCCAACCCCCAACTCCCAATTCCCTTCTTCCTCCAACCCCTAACTCCCAATTCCCAACTCCCTTCTTCCCCCACTCAGCACTCAGCACTTTCCACTCAGCACTCAGAAAGGGGTTGAACCTATATAGATATAGAAAGAACGGAATTGGACACCTGAGTCGAATATTCTCCGTCTCAGGGAAAAGGCGGGTTATCTATTTTGGGTGTCAGGTCAATTTTCATTCGCAATTTCGTGAGATACAGTATTGGCAATATGCAAGTCAGTCTAAGATTGCTTGATGACAGTTTTCTAGCAAGCGGTATACCCTTGTCTAGAGCAGCCGTCAATCTGGTTGCATCAGGTGTGAGGATATGACAAACGCCCCCAACCCCAACAACGAGTCGGAGACCCAAGAAGAACAACTTCCCCCCACAGAACCGGACGAGGAAATGGGAGAACACTCTCCCCGTCAGCGTCCTGTCTGGTTGCTGTGGGTAGGTCGCGCAGGACTTGGATTAGGAATTATTTTATTAATCAGCGCGATCGGCGGGGCATGGTATGGTTGGCGGTTTGTTAACCGACGCTTATCCCCCCTCGTCTCGCAAACCCTCAGCGAACTGATTAGCCGACCTGTAGAATTAGGGCCGGTAGAAGGCTTTACGCCAACAAGCTTGCGCTTTGGTCTGTCGCGCTTGCCCTCCACGGCAACTGATGTGGATAATGCAACGGTTGAAGCCGTTGAGGTGACATTTAATCCCTTACCGATTTTGTGGCGTCGGGAACTGTTGCTAAAAGTGACCTTGGTTGCCCCCAATGCTTACATTGAGCAAGACGAAAGCGGACGTTGGGTCGATATTACCTTACAAGAAGCAGAACCGGGAGCGATTGAAATTCGCCTCAGTCGGGTTGAACTGCGCGATGCGGAAGTGGTTCTGGTTCCCTACACGGGGTTAGAAGACGAAATAGCAGCCGAAGCCGAACCGGGACAACAGACAGAAACGGCAACGCCTCTTCCCCCGCCCAGAATTCCGATTACCTTTGCGCCAGTTAATGGTCATGCCGAATTTTTAGATGAATATCGTCAAATTCTGTTCGATCTCAGCGGTCAACCGGCCTCTGGGGGCAACTTTAACATTAAGGGCGAATACTTTACCCCGCTCAATATTGCCAATATTCAACTGCGAGGGGGCGATTTATCAGCAGCGGATGTGAGTCGCTTGCTATCGGGTTTACCCATTGAGTTGTTTGCGGGTCGGGCGAATGGCAATCTATTAGCAAGAATTCAACCCAATCAACCGCTTTCCTTAAATGGGGTGGCTTCCTTTGAAGGGGTGACTGCCCAAATTGCTCAACTCCCTCAATCTGCAACTAATGCGGTGGGTGCTTTGCGTTTTCAAGGTCAACTCATTGGCTTAGAAAATATTCAAGCGCGTTATGCTGATGCAATTCCGGTGGTTGTAGATGGTTTAATTCATACGCAGCAAGGGTTTGAGGTAGACTTACAAGTCCCTCCCGTCACGATCGAACAACTGGCAGAAGCGGTGAATGTCGAGTTACCGTTGGAAGCCTCTGGGGAAGTTCAAGCCCAGGCGCAACTGCGCGGGCCGATCGATCGACCCGTTGTGGTGGGTGAATTTAGCAATACGCAACCGATCCAAGTCGATCGAGTCGATTTTAGCCAAGCAAGCGCTCGGTTTGGTTTGGCAGATTCTACGCTATACGTGGAAGACATTAATTTGGAACCTACCGTTGGCGGTCGGGTGACGGGGGCCGGTCAGTTTAAACTCGGTGAAAAACAGGGGATCGTCCTGGATTTTCTGGCCGAAAATGTGCCCGCCGATGCGATCGCCCAAAGATATGATGTTAACCCCAACAATTTGACGCTGGGATTAGTGACGGCGCGGGGTCAAGTGGTGGGGCCGCTGGATAACCTGCAAGCCGTCGTCAGTTCCAATATTGCAGGCGGAACGATTTTAGCCGGGGCGCAAATTACGGATGGGGAAATTCAAGGGGAAATTCAAGCCCAAGGTATCCGTCTCGCCCAGTTATCGCCCCAAGTGCCGCCCCTACTGCAAGCCCCGTTTACAGGCAATGTCCAACTGGCTTCGCCTTTAGCCGATTTAAGCCTCAATCGCACTCAGGCGTTGGGACAAGGACAATTAAATATAGCAGGGGGGAACGTTCAAGTCGCAGGCAACCTCAGCGCCGGACAATGGCAAGCGGTGGTGCAAGCCAATGGGGTGCAACTGGGTCAACTCTCGGCCGATATTCCTCCCAATTTACGGGTACCAATTAATGGCTTGTTTGAGCTATCG
Proteins encoded in this window:
- a CDS encoding DUF3110 domain-containing protein, with the translated sequence MRVFVLLFNARTENEGIHTIRIGDRNKVLMFESEDDATRFSLMLEAQDFPSPTVEAIEDEEVKEFCQQADLDWELVTEGMLAVPPDSNAEQLDWQPEEAAKDSKASVDASEEDSSSMSDTELERIRRRLEGLL